From a single Rosa rugosa chromosome 7, drRosRugo1.1, whole genome shotgun sequence genomic region:
- the LOC133720515 gene encoding myosin-binding protein 7 encodes MELEALPSPSRNVAKCCNCECSCTLTTGSSGTWIRSVKRKYAELEEEGNRFFIPGLEVYYNAKVQMDHECNALRETLSSQQKTIQDLYTELDEERNAASSAANEAMSMILRLQSEKAEIQMEARQFKLFVEEKMAHDQQELVALEDLLYKREQTIQALTCEVQAYKHRMMSYGLSEAEADGAGSVLSRNQSMGDVESQYDLPTTPVYEYPPLKCKINETQGPLEDDDVADIEKYAFGETPRDHLKNLENRLYQMERSPSNTQLEGDFSGSKHIYEKGVIGHSPRRSRHSRIVSNDSTPYSAIVREAGADFFAESPRYSSSFKRAENVSHPEDYSYTRKLDNASEIGDDMCDRVYTIDSIHNGAPYSGFTEAKAGAGIYGDYVTTPRGSLHHAEDPDIMKLYMRLQALEADRESMRQTMLSMRTDKAQLVLLKEIAQHLCKDMSPDGRVIVKKQSGFSFMSVFKWVKSFVFWRRRARRSKYMFGLSANVGLLMLLENSPRARQWRCLTSTQV; translated from the exons ATGGAGTTGGAGGCACTTCCGTCCCCGTCGAGGAATGTGGCGAAATGTTGCAATTGCGAATGTAGTTGCACGTTGACGACTGGTTCCTCGGGGACATGGATTCGGTCGGTCAAGAGGAAATATGCCGAGTTGGAGGAGGAGGGTAACCGATTCTTTATACCCGGGTTGGAAGTCTATTACAATGCAAAAGTCCAAATGGATCACGAATGTAATGCACTGCGTGAGACTCTTAGTAGCCAGCAGAAAACGATACAAGATTTGTACACCGAACTGGATGAGGAGAGGAATGCTGCTTCATCAGCTGCAAATGAGGCTATGTCCATGATACTGAGGTTGCAGAGCGAGAAGGCTGAAATACAGATGGAGGCCAGGCAGTTCAAGCTCTTTGTCGAGGAAAAGATGGCACATGACCAGCAGGAGCTTGTGGCATTGGAAGATCTTTTGTATAAGAGAGAGCAGACAATTCAGGCACTCACCTGTGAAGTGCAGGCCTATAAACATCGGATGATGAGTTATGGGCTATCTGAGGCCGAGGCTGATGGTGCAGGGAGTGTGCTCAGCCGTAACCAGAGCATGGGGGATGTTGAATCCCAGTATGATCTCCCCACAACTCCCGTTTATGAATACCCACCTTTGAAATGCAAGATAAATGAGACCCAAGGTCCTTTGGAGGATGATGATGTAGCAGATATTGAGAAATATGCATTTGGTGAGACTCCTCGAGATCATTTGAAGAATTTAGAAAATAGGCTCTACCAGATGGAGAGATCTCCGAGCAACACTCAGTTGGAAGGGGATTTTTCGGGCTCCAAGCACATATATGAAAAGGGGGTGATTGGCCATTCTCCTAGGCGGTCAAGACATTCCAGGATAGTTTCAAATGATTCGACTCCATATTCAGCAATTGTAAGAGAAGCCGGTGCAGATTTCTTTGCTGAATCTCCTAGGTATAGCAGCAGCTTCAAGAGGGCAGAGAATGTCTCCCACCCTGAGGACTACTCATATACGAGAAAGTTGGACAATGCATCAGAAATTGGAGATGACATGTGTGACAGAGTTTATACGATTGACTCTATTCATAATGGAGCACCATACAGTGGTTTTACTGAGGCCAAAGCTGGAGCTGGGATCTATGGGGATTACGTAACTACACCAAGAGGGTCACTTCACCATGCCGAGGATCCTGATATCATGAAGCTCTATATGAGGCTTCAGGCACTTGAGGCTGACAGGGAGTCAATGAGGCAAACAATGCTTTCGATGCGAACTGATAAAGCTCAACTGGTGTTACTCAAAGAAATAGCTCAACACTTGTGTAAAGACATGTCACCAGATGGACGAGTGATTGTGAAGAAGCAATCTGGCTTTTCATTCATGTCGGTTTTTAAG TGGGTCAAGTCCTTTGTTTTCTGGAGAAGGAGAGCCCGTCGAAGCAA GTACATGTTTGGACTATCGGCCAATGTGGGTTTGCTGATGCTTTTAGAGAACAGCCCCCGTGCAAGGCAGTGGAGATGTCTTACTAGTACACAAGTCTGA